AGCCTCCTTCCCTTCCGTCATCTCCATCTTTTGTCGGTGCAAGTGAGTCCAAGACATGTCTGTCCatgtctctgtctttctccagAGACTTTCTCAACTTGAGCCTACCTGCTCGATTTTGTGTCAGCATGGGCAGTGTGTTACATGGGGAGTAATAGAGTGTCAGTCTCTCACTTTCTGGTGTGAGAGGACTAAAACATTTTTCCTTCACTTCCCCGTCTCCCCTATCGCGTGGGCTACGGTGTGGCCCCGGGCTCTGTTTAGGCTTTGGGAGAGAGCTGggcttgtgtttgtcttttgttctttggGCCAAGAGTCCATTTGGCAACGCCACCATCATCATACTGTTGTTTCCGTTCGTCTGGGCGTAAACATCCACCCCTTTGGCCGGAAAGAACTTGCCCGGCCTATTGGCATCGTCCCGACACTCTCCACAGACGCGATGGCGCACCATCATGGCCACAGTGAAGACCAGTAGGGTAACTACCACAACGCCACCCACCATCACTGTCAACGTGCCGCCCAGGAAGTGAGCGTGCAGAGAACGACATTCTGGATAATCCTCTTTAGTGCTGAACTGGATGCAGCCCAGCACCTTTGTAGTAGCCAAGGAGGAGATGCCATCATCGAATATGGCCAAGACACACAGGCTGTAGTCTGCTCCTGAGACCAAGTTTTTCAGCAGGAAACTATTACTGGTTGGAGGCAGAATTCTGACACCAaatagaaaaagaagagaaaatttATGAGAAATTAGACATTATGTCAAGGATTAATCCAGCCGGAAATACATCAAGCACAACAAAGTGAGCTTTAGAAGCTAAGTTTTGTAATGAAAATGGCTTAAATCAATACCCTACAATGAAGGGGAATCTAGAAATGaacaaataaagaataaactACAAATGTTGTAGATGCGGCAATCTGACAGGCGGTGAGGCATTTTTACATTAAAGCTAAGAGGATTCCGACATGCTTCTTGCCTGAAGGACTCCTGCCCACACTAGTCTTTACAATCTGCCATCTCTGGCAGAAACAGTGTCCGTACAGTACTCTTTAATAGACTTCATTGACTGTGTCCAGTGCATTTGCTTTGGCTGCTTGGTATACATGTCTGTAATGAAAATGCTTTGGAAGGCTACACCTAATTCAAGTCCTTAAATTCACTTTACATTGAGAGGTAATTGGCGGTTACAGCAGAAGGACCTTGAACAATTTTCAGTGTCCTTTGCACTAGTTTCAATAAGCTATTTGTCTCCTTTCTTTTCAGATTCAAGAATCTTTCATTCAGATTTgtcaatttcatttatttttcactaaactGTGTCTTTCCTTGAGTATCCACCTCAGCAAAAAGAACTGTAGTGTTATTGAATATGTGCTGCACTGTAAGGAATAAAAGACATTTGAATTTACATTCATGTAGAATTCTCTTATTTTTTAGCTCATTGTGTCACTACATATCAATGAGCATGCCTATCTGCATATTAAATTTCAAATTCTTATGGATGATTTGAATTACAAGGATTATAGGAAACATGTCTTAATGATCTGCTGTTAATGAAGCCTTAGTTGTTTCTTTATGAATTGTTATGTATGCCATTGAATATACCAGTTCAGATCTCTACATGGCCATGGCAGGAATTGGAAATATTGGATATAACTTTGAATGTTGACACGAAAATAAATGTGCCAGATTTTTCTGTTCTTGGAAACATGGATATAACTTTGAATCTTTATattaataatctttttaaaaCTGAGAAACAAAATTGTTTTCTGTGGTTATTGACATTAAAACTGAGAAACAAAATTGTTTTCTGTGGTTATTGACATTATGCTGCAAATGCTGTCAATAgagtttaacttgtattgaaTGTGGAGCGTCTCTTTAATGTGGAAAATATCTAGGAAAATCTCTCTAGTTTAGCAATGCACTCAAGGTGGCCAGTCAATGTGCATTAATGTCTGTCTTCTGGCCTAGAGTAGCTTACTGTGTTTATTCTTACAGTTTCCTGCATGTTGATGGGAATAGCTGTAGTAACAGGTCCAATATGAAGATGCCTGACCTCCCACTCATGCACTTCTCTGCCTGCCATCACTCAGCAACTGCTGCTACTTCTGCTACCCCCATCCCCCTCTCTTCAGGCCATCCTCCTGTATCTACATATATACACCTTCACCACTCATCAAAAAACTCAACCCACCGAAATCCCTCTGCTCCCTCCTTTTGTTAAGCCTCTCAAGATATGTTCTTTCATTGTGCAGTGAATATTTTGCAGCTCCTTACCATGTGCATTGATATTGAGTTGAAGAGCCTCTAGTAAGGTTGTAAAGGGAAAGGAAAAGGTAAGAAGAGCCTCTAGTAAGGTTGTAAAGGGAAAGGAAAAGGTAATGAAAAGGAAGAGTGAGATAAACAAATCGAATCGTAAAATAAAGGCTACCAGAATTTCAGTTTTCTTGTCTGTAATAGGATATTTGCATGCAAGCTATGTTGTTTGTGCATCAAAATAAAGCTGCACAATATGCAAAAAGTATCAGCATTCATAAGTAGTTGAATAATACTGTACTAATATGATGTACTGCATCTGTTGAGATTCTGAAGCCAAACTTTACaaacaataaagacaaaacaacacaaataaaaaacaaaaaattaagaacTATCAGACTTGAGATGGTATAAAGTCAAAGatgttaaaaagtcaaaaatctgTCATACAGAGAAACTTTCTTTTGATTTAGATATCGTTAAATTAGCAGGCAAATAAATagttttcttgttcattgttagtccacATAACTAAGAAAACCCAACATAAACAGCCCCCTCCCCCCTACCTCTAAGAACTGTCAATCCAACTACTGACTTCTTCCACCTGTCTAAGAAGAGTTGGTGTAAGCAACTCCCACAGCCCTACCCTTGTGACCTGCCCCATCTCTCTGTCCCCTTTCTCCCTCCATTTAGATCCATTTCACTCTTCCCGATTCATTGTGACACCATCTTCAAATGTGTAGGTTTTACCCTATTAAAGGGTCCATCCTGTTTTCCCCAGAGTCAGCAAGTCCTCTCACTCCACTGCTCTGCTTTCTTTACCCCTCCATGGCTATAAATAGCTGCCTGTATCTCTTTTAGCCTCATGGCTCAACTTGAATCTTCCATCCGCTTTAGGCTGTGTCTGTTTCCTTTGGCCTTATCCTTCCATCAATATCTGAAGCCTATAATCCATGAACATGAGCACCAAGGATGTTAACATGCTTTCACTTGAAATGCATGAAAACCAAACACTAAAAACCAACacataattttctcttttttgtcaaAAGTGCTgcaacaaatacagaaacaagatATCCTTACCTGTAAACAAGTCCATCATCAGCTGTGCTGTTGTACTGGATCTGATACATCCACACCAAAAAAGGCATTGAAGATCGACCCATTTTCCAGCGAATCTGTGCTGAATTGGATGTCACACCTAGAACTCCTACCAGGGTTTCTGTGCCTCCATTACTGCTTCCACTTCCTCTTTCTCCAGTATCCGCCTTGCCTCCAGTGACATTCCGTACGGTCACCACACCAGTCCCTGCTCCTTCAACCCCTCCACGGCCACTACTAATATCAGAGGATCCAGGGTCTCTGTGGTTAATAAGAGTAATTGTACCATTCCCTCTATGAGGAAGAGGGATGATCTTCAAGTCTACCAGAGCTGTGGATTCCCCTGCAGCATTGATAGCAATGCATGTATAGGTTCCATCATCTCTGGCACGGGTCACCAAAAAATCCAGTGTGCCATTATAATATGAGCGAATACGACTAGAGTTGGCCACAATACGGTCATCTGGTGACACCCAATGAATTACTGGCTCAGGGTCACCAATGGCTCGACATTTAAGTGTGGCTCTTTGGCCCTCCAACACCCATAGCTTGTTGGTATTACGGGTGATCAGTGGAGGCTCACACGTGAACTCTTCCTCTGGAATGGACCAGAAGTATCGACCCGCCAGATGAGTAGGTGTGGCACAGGTCTCCATATCATCTTCCCGAATCAGTCGTCGTAGCCACAACAGCTCACAGTTGCAGTGCAGGGGATTCCCCCCAAAGTTAAGGCTTATAATTGAATTGTACGGTGTTGGACTGACAACCCCAATTTGAGATCTGGAAAACAGTGGATCAGGGGGAAGAGTCTGCAGTCTGTTTGAGGTCATATCCAGTCGGGACAGTTTGTAGAGCTCACTGAAAGAACCCTCAGCAATCTGGTCTATTAGATTGTGATCTAGATTTAAGGTGTGCAGGCTAGCCATATTCTGAATAGAATCCCAAGGAACTTTACGAAGGTTATTATAGGAAAGATCCAGATCCTCCAGAGTTAGCAGGAAGTCATCAAAAGCATCTGCCGAAACATCTGTGAGCTGATTGTTGTTGATGATGAGATGCTGAAGGTTAATAAGACCTGTCAGATCCTGAGGTCCCACGACTGTGAGACGGTTGGTGTCCAGGTGAAGTGAACGCAGACTCTCCAGATCAGCAAAGGCCAGTGGTTTCAGAGCATGTATGGTGTTGCGTGACAATGTCAGGTCAACTAGTCCTGTCATATTGGCAAAGTCTGCACCTCCCACTTCCAGGATGTAGTTGTCAGCAAGACGCAGCTCCACAGTGCGGCGATCAATGTTTGGTGGCACGAAAAGCAGACCTTTATTAACACACAGTGTGCTCAGAGACTCTGATAAGTTCCGACACACACAATGGATGGGGCAGATGGACACCATGCCCCATGTCTCTCCTGCCGACACACCTTGTCCGCTCCACAGCAGTATGAAGCCTAGGAGACCCAGCCAGAAAATTGTTGATTGTGGCATGGGACAGGGGCGGACACTTATTGTTCTGACAGGGATAGATAGAGGATATCTCTTTGACTGGATCCATTTCGAGCTCTCCTGTTCTTGCAACAGATTGGTTCCTCTAGATGGACTCCCTGGTTCTGTGCGTGGCATGGTAACCAGGTTGTCCACAGACCTGTATAAAGAGAACAGACATTAAGTGGCTTCAACTCATAACTTGTTGTTAAGAATTTGGAGAAGTTGATCCCTGTCTCCCTCAGTCCTAAGCCTGCTTGTCCATTCACTAATCCCCTGCACAATTGCAGTTATTCATTAATTGCTACTGAGACTTGGTGTTACAGCATGCCTAGTCATTCATACAGTATAAGCTCGCTCCATCTTAGAGTGCATCAAAGAGGAGCTAATCGTGAGCTAATCTACCAGTGTCCATTGCTTCAGATTAATGGTGTACCTG
This window of the Cyprinus carpio isolate SPL01 chromosome A21, ASM1834038v1, whole genome shotgun sequence genome carries:
- the lrfn4a gene encoding leucine-rich repeat and fibronectin type-III domain-containing protein 4 translates to MPRTEPGSPSRGTNLLQEQESSKWIQSKRYPLSIPVRTISVRPCPMPQSTIFWLGLLGFILLWSGQGVSAGETWGMVSICPIHCVCRNLSESLSTLCVNKGLLFVPPNIDRRTVELRLADNYILEVGGADFANMTGLVDLTLSRNTIHALKPLAFADLESLRSLHLDTNRLTVVGPQDLTGLINLQHLIINNNQLTDVSADAFDDFLLTLEDLDLSYNNLRKVPWDSIQNMASLHTLNLDHNLIDQIAEGSFSELYKLSRLDMTSNRLQTLPPDPLFSRSQIGVVSPTPYNSIISLNFGGNPLHCNCELLWLRRLIREDDMETCATPTHLAGRYFWSIPEEEFTCEPPLITRNTNKLWVLEGQRATLKCRAIGDPEPVIHWVSPDDRIVANSSRIRSYYNGTLDFLVTRARDDGTYTCIAINAAGESTALVDLKIIPLPHRGNGTITLINHRDPGSSDISSGRGGVEGAGTGVVTVRNVTGGKADTGERGSGSSNGGTETLVGVLGVTSNSAQIRWKMGRSSMPFLVWMYQIQYNSTADDGLVYRILPPTSNSFLLKNLVSGADYSLCVLAIFDDGISSLATTKVLGCIQFSTKEDYPECRSLHAHFLGGTLTVMVGGVVVVTLLVFTVAMMVRHRVCGECRDDANRPGKFFPAKGVDVYAQTNGNNSMMMVALPNGLLAQRTKDKHKPSSLPKPKQSPGPHRSPRDRGDGEVKEKCFSPLTPESERLTLYYSPCNTLPMLTQNRAGRLKLRKSLEKDRDMDRHVLDSLAPTKDGDDGREGGSDLRQALKTKRSCSFDVGEITTTTCYSYAKRLSVIWTRRSQSLHGMLVHCASTSTSSMGSSEQYGHGLTQNYLHAFASSNSSNSNSNSTSNSNSSMTVNPRDLEESVV